From Methylopila sp. M107, a single genomic window includes:
- a CDS encoding anti-sigma factor, translating into MSSLPIGDDDLVAYVDARLAPARRAEVETYLATHPEIAARVEADLAQRAALRDRLAPKAAEPIPARLRVANIAAARRARQGAQLRAMAAGVALMVAGGGAGWIANDLATAGRPAGAPAAVTASNASFVDDAVGAYRTFVVEVAHPVEVRAGDEAHLVQWLSKRVGKPLKTPDLTAFGFRLMGGRVLPAGSAAAAMLMYDDDAGTRMTVYIRADQGAETAFQFLREGEISTFTWLDRGFGFAVSAATDRDRLLPIAEAVYKSLGA; encoded by the coding sequence ATGAGCAGCCTGCCGATCGGTGACGACGACCTCGTGGCCTATGTGGACGCCCGGCTTGCGCCCGCGCGAAGGGCTGAGGTCGAGACCTATCTCGCGACCCATCCCGAGATCGCCGCGCGCGTCGAGGCCGACCTCGCACAGCGCGCGGCGCTGCGCGACCGGCTGGCGCCGAAGGCGGCGGAGCCGATCCCGGCGCGGCTCAGGGTCGCGAATATCGCGGCTGCCCGCCGTGCGCGGCAGGGCGCGCAGCTCCGCGCGATGGCGGCCGGCGTCGCGCTGATGGTCGCGGGCGGCGGCGCGGGCTGGATCGCGAACGACCTCGCGACCGCGGGCAGGCCGGCCGGCGCGCCCGCGGCTGTAACAGCGTCGAACGCCAGCTTCGTGGACGACGCCGTCGGCGCCTACCGCACCTTCGTGGTCGAGGTCGCGCATCCCGTGGAGGTGCGCGCCGGCGACGAAGCGCATCTGGTGCAGTGGCTGTCGAAGCGCGTCGGCAAGCCTTTGAAGACGCCGGACCTCACCGCCTTCGGCTTCCGCCTGATGGGCGGCCGCGTGCTGCCGGCGGGATCCGCCGCCGCCGCCATGCTGATGTATGACGACGACGCCGGCACACGGATGACCGTCTACATCCGCGCTGACCAGGGCGCCGAGACCGCGTTCCAGTTCCTGCGCGAAGGCGAGATCTCGACTTTCACCTGGCTCGACCGCGGCTTTGGCTTCGCAGTCTCCGCAGCGACCGACCGAGACCGACTGCTGCCGATCGCGGAGGCCGTCTACAAAAGCCTCGGCGCATGA
- a CDS encoding nuclear transport factor 2 family protein: MRILLSAVTLVALASPALAGPAGDMAKARIDAVAKGDVATVTGEYADGASLHWIGGPLDGMYAGPEKLKTVWTKFTTAQGPQTATVAAVSEAVNPKGATVTADVTFAGKNTVKVRYVMVYRDGKLADEIWQVNPGATY; this comes from the coding sequence ATGCGCATTCTTCTCTCCGCCGTCACACTCGTCGCCCTCGCGAGCCCCGCACTCGCCGGTCCCGCCGGCGACATGGCAAAGGCCCGCATCGACGCCGTCGCCAAGGGCGACGTGGCGACTGTCACCGGCGAATACGCCGACGGCGCGTCGCTGCACTGGATCGGCGGTCCGCTCGACGGCATGTACGCCGGCCCAGAGAAACTGAAGACGGTCTGGACCAAGTTCACGACCGCGCAGGGTCCGCAGACCGCGACCGTCGCCGCCGTCTCCGAGGCCGTGAACCCGAAGGGCGCGACAGTCACCGCCGACGTGACCTTCGCGGGCAAGAACACGGTGAAGGTGCGCTATGTCATGGTCTATCGCGACGGCAAGCTCGCCGACGAGATCTGGCAGGTGAACCCCGGCGCGACCTACTGA
- a CDS encoding cupredoxin family protein, giving the protein MKTSLMLAVLAAALASSVAWADAGHSHGDTKAFGEPGDPKKPSRTVEVVMKETDDGKMLFEPISITANRGEQVHFVLKNQGQIDHEFMLATRADNDKHAIAMRKNPDMEHDEPNGRRVGPGKSDEITWKFSKSGEFNFACLIPGHREAGMDGTVAVK; this is encoded by the coding sequence ATGAAGACGTCCCTGATGCTTGCCGTCCTCGCCGCGGCGCTCGCGTCCTCCGTCGCTTGGGCCGACGCCGGCCACTCGCATGGCGATACGAAGGCGTTCGGCGAACCGGGCGATCCAAAGAAGCCGTCCCGAACGGTGGAGGTAGTCATGAAGGAGACCGACGACGGCAAGATGCTCTTCGAGCCGATCTCGATCACCGCAAATAGAGGCGAGCAGGTCCACTTCGTCCTCAAGAACCAAGGCCAGATCGACCACGAGTTCATGCTCGCGACCCGCGCCGACAACGACAAGCACGCGATCGCGATGCGCAAGAACCCGGACATGGAGCACGACGAGCCGAACGGCCGCCGCGTGGGGCCGGGCAAGTCCGACGAGATCACCTGGAAGTTCTCGAAATCAGGCGAGTTCAACTTCGCCTGCCTGATCCCCGGCCATCGCGAGGCCGGGATGGACGGCACGGTCGCCGTCAAGTGA
- a CDS encoding multicopper oxidase domain-containing protein: MTVSRRSFLSASAAGATSLVAATAVSGRVHAAAIPEAATMKDATMQPPFVPTTGPDYNPVVTLNGWTAPWRMNGDWKEFHLVAEPVIRELAPGMVAHLWGYNGQSPGPTIEAVEGDKVRIFVTNRLPEHTTVHWHGQLLPSGMDGVGGLTQPHIKPGKTFVYEFQLRKSGTFMYHPHADEMVQMAMGMMGFFVVHPKDPAFRRVDRDFVFLMSAYDIDPGTYVPRVAEMTDFNLWTWNTRVFPGIDHLVAAKGDKVRVRFGNLTMTNHPIHMHGYDFKVSCTDGGWVPEAAAWPEVTIDCAVGQMRAFDFVADAPGDWAIHCHKSHHTMNAMGHDVSNFIGVNKKDVAKKIKALVPGYMPMGQAGMADMGEMEMPLPDNTLPMMTGFGQFGPIEMGGMFSVVKVRESLSPGDYKDPGWFKHPEGQVAFEWKGPERDAAAAPPAKPKPGDVEMNVVKPKAGSSGQANH; encoded by the coding sequence ATGACCGTCTCGCGCAGATCCTTCCTGTCGGCTTCCGCCGCCGGAGCGACGTCGCTCGTCGCCGCGACCGCGGTGTCAGGCCGCGTCCACGCCGCGGCGATTCCTGAGGCCGCGACAATGAAGGACGCGACCATGCAGCCGCCTTTCGTTCCGACCACGGGGCCCGACTACAACCCTGTTGTCACGCTCAACGGCTGGACCGCGCCCTGGCGCATGAACGGCGACTGGAAGGAGTTCCACCTCGTCGCCGAGCCTGTGATCCGCGAGCTCGCCCCCGGGATGGTCGCGCATCTCTGGGGCTACAACGGCCAGTCGCCCGGCCCGACCATCGAGGCGGTCGAGGGCGACAAGGTCCGCATCTTCGTCACCAACCGCCTTCCCGAGCACACCACGGTGCACTGGCACGGACAGTTGCTCCCAAGCGGCATGGACGGCGTCGGGGGGCTGACGCAGCCGCACATCAAGCCGGGCAAGACGTTCGTCTACGAGTTCCAGCTCCGGAAGAGCGGGACCTTCATGTACCACCCGCACGCCGACGAGATGGTCCAGATGGCCATGGGCATGATGGGCTTCTTCGTCGTGCACCCGAAGGACCCGGCGTTCCGGCGCGTCGACCGCGACTTCGTCTTCCTGATGTCGGCCTACGACATCGACCCGGGGACCTACGTGCCCCGCGTCGCCGAGATGACCGACTTCAATCTCTGGACCTGGAACACGCGGGTGTTCCCCGGGATCGACCATCTGGTCGCGGCCAAGGGCGACAAGGTGCGGGTGCGGTTCGGCAACCTCACCATGACCAACCACCCGATCCACATGCACGGCTACGACTTCAAGGTCTCGTGCACGGACGGTGGCTGGGTGCCGGAGGCCGCGGCCTGGCCCGAGGTCACGATCGACTGCGCGGTTGGGCAGATGCGCGCCTTCGACTTCGTCGCCGACGCCCCCGGCGACTGGGCGATCCACTGCCACAAGTCGCACCACACCATGAACGCCATGGGCCACGACGTCTCGAACTTCATCGGCGTGAACAAGAAGGACGTCGCCAAGAAGATCAAGGCGCTGGTCCCCGGCTACATGCCGATGGGACAGGCGGGCATGGCCGACATGGGCGAGATGGAGATGCCGCTCCCCGACAACACGCTGCCGATGATGACCGGGTTCGGCCAATTCGGCCCGATCGAGATGGGGGGCATGTTCTCGGTCGTGAAGGTCCGCGAGAGCCTCAGCCCAGGCGACTACAAGGACCCTGGCTGGTTCAAGCACCCCGAAGGCCAGGTCGCTTTCGAGTGGAAGGGGCCGGAGCGCGACGCGGCCGCCGCCCCTCCCGCCAAGCCCAAGCCCGGAGACGTCGAGATGAACGTCGTGAAGCCCAAGGCGGGCTCCAGCGGGCAGGCGAACCACTGA
- a CDS encoding N-acetyltransferase, translated as MVTIRDERAEDADRISALTSAAFAGAAHSSGTEAKIVEGLRRAGVLTISMVAADPGIVGHVAFSPVTIDGATGRWYGLGPVSVLPGRQGQGVGSRLIREGLDRLARAGAEGCVVLGDPLYYARFGFESDPGLKYGDVPPEYFQRLLLGGPPRSGEVTFHAAFDE; from the coding sequence ATGGTCACCATCAGGGATGAACGGGCGGAAGACGCCGATCGGATCTCGGCGCTGACCTCCGCGGCCTTCGCGGGAGCCGCGCACAGCAGCGGGACGGAGGCCAAGATCGTGGAAGGCCTCCGCCGGGCGGGCGTCCTGACCATCTCGATGGTCGCCGCCGATCCCGGGATCGTCGGGCACGTGGCGTTCTCCCCGGTCACGATCGACGGCGCGACCGGGCGCTGGTACGGGCTCGGCCCGGTCTCCGTCCTGCCGGGCCGACAGGGCCAAGGCGTCGGCAGCCGCCTCATCCGCGAGGGCCTCGACCGCCTGGCGCGGGCGGGCGCCGAAGGATGCGTGGTGCTGGGCGATCCGCTGTACTACGCCCGCTTCGGCTTCGAGAGCGACCCCGGGCTCAAGTACGGGGACGTGCCGCCGGAATACTTCCAACGGCTGCTGTTGGGCGGGCCGCCCCGCAGCGGCGAGGTCACGTTCCACGCCGCATTCGATGAGTGA
- a CDS encoding FixH family protein: MSMFQGRRPRAATLAAVISAALLTPALADVSDYEFQLVESVAKVGDAVVAVRLVDKRTSKPVPDAVIYSTRIDMAPDGMPTMSSAIGSAPSDQPGVYRFKTKLTMEGGWRLSLAAKVQGETGTVEGKLVLQAKP; this comes from the coding sequence ATGTCCATGTTCCAAGGTCGACGCCCGCGCGCCGCAACGCTTGCTGCCGTCATCTCGGCCGCCCTTCTGACCCCTGCGCTCGCCGACGTCTCCGACTATGAGTTTCAGCTTGTAGAGAGCGTCGCCAAAGTAGGCGACGCCGTCGTGGCGGTACGCCTGGTCGACAAACGGACCTCGAAGCCCGTTCCCGACGCGGTGATCTACTCGACCCGGATCGACATGGCGCCCGACGGCATGCCCACCATGTCGTCCGCCATCGGCTCCGCGCCCTCCGACCAGCCTGGCGTCTATCGTTTCAAGACCAAGCTGACGATGGAGGGCGGCTGGAGACTGTCGCTCGCGGCCAAGGTGCAGGGCGAAACCGGCACGGTCGAGGGCAAGCTCGTGCTGCAGGCCAAGCCATGA
- a CDS encoding copper-binding protein, giving the protein MKKSAVVLGALAVALIATAASAADGTVKKVDESAGKITLDHGPIKNLGMDEPMSMVFKAADPAMLKGVKAGDKVTFEADRVNGQITVTKIQKK; this is encoded by the coding sequence ATGAAGAAGTCAGCAGTAGTCCTTGGCGCCCTCGCGGTCGCCCTCATCGCCACCGCGGCCTCCGCCGCGGACGGTACGGTCAAGAAGGTCGACGAGAGCGCGGGCAAGATCACGCTCGACCACGGCCCGATCAAGAACCTCGGCATGGACGAGCCGATGTCGATGGTCTTCAAGGCCGCCGACCCCGCCATGCTCAAGGGCGTGAAGGCCGGCGACAAGGTGACGTTCGAGGCCGACCGCGTGAACGGCCAGATCACCGTCACCAAGATCCAGAAGAAGTGA
- a CDS encoding sigma-70 family RNA polymerase sigma factor, giving the protein MDETAALLEPLIPSLRRYAYALTRDHGAADDLVQDTLERALSRWYLRRRDGDLRAWLFTIERNLYVSGLRRRRSRGVEVALDDAAEPAVDGGQESSVGMRDLLAALDQLPEDHKSILLLVGVEDLTYEEAAGVLDVPIGTVMSRLSRGRQRLRTLLETGRTTLLRRVK; this is encoded by the coding sequence TTGGACGAGACCGCCGCCCTTCTGGAACCGCTAATCCCGTCGCTCAGGCGCTACGCGTACGCGTTGACGCGGGACCACGGGGCGGCGGACGACCTCGTGCAGGACACGCTGGAGCGCGCGCTGTCGCGGTGGTATCTGCGCCGACGCGACGGCGACCTTCGGGCGTGGCTGTTCACGATCGAGCGCAACCTCTACGTCAGCGGCTTGCGCCGTCGCCGTTCGCGCGGCGTAGAAGTCGCGCTCGACGATGCGGCCGAGCCTGCCGTGGACGGCGGCCAGGAATCCTCGGTCGGTATGCGCGACCTGCTGGCGGCGCTTGACCAGCTCCCCGAGGATCACAAGTCGATCCTGCTGCTGGTGGGCGTCGAAGATCTCACATACGAGGAGGCCGCCGGCGTCCTTGACGTGCCCATTGGCACCGTAATGTCCCGGCTGTCGCGCGGCCGCCAGCGGTTGCGCACGCTTCTGGAGACGGGCCGCACGACGTTGCTGCGGAGAGTGAAATGA
- a CDS encoding efflux RND transporter periplasmic adaptor subunit yields MKAAAVGGILLAAALAGGGYWAGKRGIAPSEPAVQAEGQPAPTVAAGAIVYYRDPNRHPVYSAAPRATEDGKPFEAVREGDDVGFDPSTGETVAAKPVVAPAVPSSPSGDRILYYRNPMGLPDTSPTPKKDSMGMDYIPVREDEDEGGAVTVSQGKRQRSGVRTERLSRRTLSAPLRASGSIQLDERRVSVVSVRSQSFVQKVEQVTTGEPVRKGQVLMQVYSPEVAAAAAQYLSVVGQPSGAGRAVVDGARRRLENLDVPAAVIDAIAASGKVPATIAWPAPRDGLILSRKAVDGMQAMPGDEMFRLADVSIVWALLDIAERDLSVVAVGQTVSVRPRGSDKAITGKIALIYPGINRETRTARIRVELQNRDGALLPDMYVEADIATGAGGPVLAAPASAVIDSGDRQIVLVETGEGKFEPRPVKLGLRSEGFVELREGAAEGETVVVGATFLIDAESNLKAALSGLTAPDQAR; encoded by the coding sequence ATGAAGGCGGCGGCCGTCGGCGGGATCCTGTTGGCGGCCGCCCTTGCGGGCGGCGGCTACTGGGCTGGAAAGCGCGGCATAGCGCCGAGCGAACCGGCCGTTCAGGCGGAAGGTCAACCCGCTCCGACCGTCGCGGCCGGAGCGATCGTGTACTACCGCGACCCGAACCGTCACCCGGTCTACTCGGCCGCGCCCCGGGCGACCGAGGACGGCAAGCCGTTCGAGGCCGTCCGAGAGGGCGATGACGTCGGCTTCGATCCCTCCACGGGCGAGACCGTCGCGGCGAAGCCGGTCGTGGCGCCTGCCGTCCCTTCGAGTCCGTCCGGCGACCGCATCCTCTACTACCGCAATCCCATGGGCCTGCCGGACACCTCGCCGACGCCGAAGAAGGACTCGATGGGGATGGATTACATCCCCGTCCGGGAGGACGAGGACGAGGGCGGCGCGGTCACCGTCAGCCAGGGCAAGCGACAGCGCTCGGGAGTGCGCACGGAGAGGCTCAGTCGCCGGACGCTGAGCGCTCCGCTCCGAGCGAGCGGGTCCATCCAGCTTGACGAGCGCCGGGTGTCGGTCGTGTCGGTCCGCTCCCAGTCCTTCGTCCAGAAGGTCGAGCAGGTCACGACGGGCGAGCCCGTCCGCAAGGGCCAAGTCCTGATGCAGGTCTATTCGCCGGAGGTCGCGGCGGCCGCCGCGCAGTACCTGTCCGTGGTCGGCCAGCCCTCCGGGGCCGGACGCGCGGTCGTCGACGGAGCACGGCGCAGGCTCGAGAACCTCGACGTTCCGGCGGCCGTGATCGACGCGATCGCTGCCTCCGGCAAGGTGCCCGCGACCATCGCCTGGCCGGCCCCGCGCGACGGGCTGATCCTGTCGCGCAAGGCCGTCGACGGCATGCAGGCGATGCCCGGCGACGAGATGTTCCGGCTCGCCGATGTCTCGATCGTCTGGGCGCTGCTCGACATCGCCGAACGCGACCTGTCCGTGGTGGCGGTCGGCCAGACCGTTTCGGTGCGGCCGCGCGGGTCGGATAAGGCGATCACGGGCAAGATCGCGCTAATCTATCCGGGCATCAACCGGGAGACCCGCACCGCCCGCATCCGAGTGGAGTTGCAGAACCGGGACGGCGCGCTATTGCCGGACATGTATGTCGAGGCTGACATCGCGACCGGAGCCGGCGGCCCCGTGCTCGCGGCGCCGGCAAGCGCCGTGATCGACAGCGGCGATCGCCAGATCGTGCTCGTCGAGACCGGCGAGGGCAAGTTCGAACCCCGGCCGGTGAAGCTCGGCCTTCGGAGCGAGGGCTTCGTCGAACTGCGCGAGGGCGCGGCGGAAGGCGAGACCGTCGTGGTCGGCGCGACTTTCCTGATCGATGCCGAGAGCAACCTGAAGGCCGCGCTGTCCGGGCTGACGGCGCCGGATCAGGCCCGATGA
- a CDS encoding uracil-DNA glycosylase family protein encodes MSAPSRTLLLSNPDALTERLAALERPHMVPLNGYAARLRKTHGGVPHFDPFDGGAESRLLVLLETPGPSAALVRFTSRDNPTGTAGNLRMLFESARISRTATALWNAVPWTLPRRDGRLGKPSAADLAAALAELPELLAMFPELKIVLLMGRTAAAFAGDVAAIAPNVAVFKTAHPSPTFVNTSPLIRTALEATFVEAAHLLRHVDRPGIR; translated from the coding sequence ATGAGCGCGCCGTCGCGCACGCTCCTGCTGTCGAATCCCGACGCGCTCACCGAGCGGCTCGCCGCGCTTGAGCGGCCGCACATGGTGCCGCTCAACGGATACGCGGCGCGGCTGCGGAAAACCCATGGCGGCGTGCCGCATTTCGACCCGTTCGACGGCGGCGCCGAGTCGCGTTTGCTGGTGCTGCTCGAAACACCTGGACCAAGCGCCGCGCTAGTCCGTTTCACGTCCCGCGACAACCCGACCGGCACCGCAGGAAACCTGCGCATGCTGTTCGAAAGCGCCCGGATCTCGCGGACCGCGACCGCGCTCTGGAACGCGGTGCCTTGGACGCTTCCGAGACGGGACGGACGACTCGGGAAGCCGAGCGCCGCCGATCTCGCGGCGGCTCTCGCGGAGCTACCCGAACTTCTTGCCATGTTTCCAGAGCTTAAGATTGTACTGCTGATGGGCCGCACCGCCGCCGCGTTTGCTGGAGATGTTGCCGCGATTGCGCCGAACGTGGCGGTCTTCAAGACAGCTCATCCAAGCCCAACCTTCGTCAACACCTCTCCTTTGATCCGGACCGCCCTCGAGGCGACCTTCGTCGAAGCGGCGCACCTGCTCCGGCATGTTGATCGACCCGGCATTAGGTAG
- a CDS encoding DUF305 domain-containing protein, translated as MNRIALAAALALTVSTAIAQESKSPPSGTESLPKACQDASPGQGATGKAMEMGDMAAHSMSDMGEAQMGSMKAMQDMGKTMRATHGIKDPDLAFVCGMIAHHRGAVAMSRIELQSGKDEQAKSWAMKIIADQEREIAEFEAWAAKADKAK; from the coding sequence ATGAACAGGATCGCACTCGCGGCCGCGCTCGCGCTGACCGTCTCGACGGCCATCGCTCAGGAATCCAAGTCGCCGCCATCGGGGACGGAAAGCCTCCCCAAGGCTTGCCAGGACGCCTCTCCCGGACAAGGCGCGACGGGCAAGGCTATGGAGATGGGCGACATGGCGGCCCACTCGATGTCGGACATGGGCGAGGCCCAGATGGGCTCGATGAAGGCCATGCAGGACATGGGCAAGACCATGCGCGCGACACACGGGATCAAAGATCCTGACCTCGCCTTCGTCTGCGGGATGATCGCCCATCACCGCGGCGCCGTCGCCATGAGCAGGATCGAGCTGCAGTCCGGCAAGGACGAGCAGGCGAAGTCCTGGGCGATGAAGATCATCGCCGACCAGGAGCGCGAGATCGCCGAGTTCGAGGCGTGGGCGGCCAAGGCCGACAAGGCGAAGTGA
- a CDS encoding CusA/CzcA family heavy metal efflux RND transporter has protein sequence MIARLIAWSARNLVLVLVATAFAVAGGLYAVKTLPLDAIPDLSDVQVIVYTEVPGQGPQVVEDQVTYPLTTAMLTVPKSRVVRGFSFFGVSFVYVIFQDGTDPYWARSRVLEFLSAAAPRLPSNVTPTLGPDATGVGWVYQYAVMAKNQTLAETRSTQDWQVRFGASAAEGVAEVASVGGFAKQYNVVVDPQRLRALGIPLSKVRDVVRGSNMDTGGRTLELSEFEFMVRGRGYLKSIKDIEQTVLKVDGGTPVLLKDVARVELGPDERRGITELNGEGEVASGIVLQRYGANALDVIGNVKAKIAALMPSLPAGTEIVPVYDRSHLIEAAIETLKSTLIEESIVVALVTIVFLLHVRSALVAILMLPVGILMAFGAMKALGIGANIMSLGGIAIAVGAMIDAAIVMIENAHKHLERAAPGKPRVEVLIEAAQEVGPALFFSLLIITVSFLPIFTLESQEGRLFGPLAFTKTFAMAAAALLSVTLVPALMVIFVRGRIVPEHRNPVNRVLIWLYRPIIRGVLRAKTLTILLAVAALGASWWPAMQLGSEFMPPLDEGTLMYMPTTLPGISVSRSTELLQTQGRIIKSFPEVASVYGKAGRAATATDPAPSEMTETIINLKPRSEWRPGVTTESLKAEMDKALQFPGVSNAWTMPIRARIDMLATGIRTPVGLKVYGSDLVEMEKLAREVEQAVKTVPGTSSAYAERVIGGYYLDITPDRSALARYGLMVSDVQDVIATALGGETVTTTVEGRERYAVNVRYPRDLRSDPQSIGREVLVPMAGGGTVPLAEVASIKRTRGPTSIRTENGKLAIYIFVDIVGRDLGGYVADARKAVAEKVALPTGSSVEWSGQFEYLERAEARLKIVVPLTLGLIFLLLYLNFRRLTETLIVMLSLPFALVGGLWLMWWLGFNLSVAVAVGFIALAGVAAETGVIMLIYLDHALEELKARRAAEGKPFTRADLTQAIMVGAVERVRPKMMTVLAIMAGLLPILWSTGAGSEVMQRIAVPMIGGMVSSTVLTLLVIPAVYALVKGFGLERSEICSLPISSRA, from the coding sequence ATGATCGCCCGGCTGATCGCGTGGTCGGCGCGCAACCTGGTGCTGGTTCTGGTCGCGACCGCCTTCGCGGTCGCGGGCGGGCTCTATGCGGTGAAGACCCTGCCGCTCGACGCCATCCCGGACCTCTCGGACGTTCAGGTCATCGTCTACACCGAGGTTCCGGGCCAAGGGCCGCAGGTGGTCGAGGACCAGGTCACCTATCCGCTCACCACCGCCATGCTGACCGTGCCGAAATCCAGGGTAGTGCGCGGTTTTTCGTTCTTCGGCGTCTCGTTCGTCTACGTCATCTTCCAGGACGGCACCGACCCCTATTGGGCGCGCTCGCGGGTGCTAGAGTTTCTCAGCGCCGCCGCGCCGCGGCTGCCGTCGAACGTCACGCCGACGCTCGGGCCGGACGCCACCGGCGTCGGCTGGGTCTACCAATACGCCGTCATGGCCAAGAACCAAACGCTGGCCGAGACCCGCTCGACCCAGGACTGGCAGGTGCGCTTCGGGGCGTCGGCGGCCGAGGGCGTCGCCGAGGTGGCGAGCGTCGGCGGCTTCGCCAAGCAGTACAACGTCGTGGTCGATCCCCAGCGCCTTCGCGCGCTCGGCATTCCGCTGTCGAAGGTCCGCGACGTCGTGCGCGGCAGCAACATGGACACCGGCGGCAGGACGCTCGAGCTCAGCGAGTTCGAGTTCATGGTCCGGGGCCGCGGCTACCTGAAGAGCATCAAGGACATCGAGCAGACGGTGCTCAAGGTCGACGGCGGTACGCCGGTGCTGCTGAAGGACGTGGCGCGGGTCGAGCTCGGCCCCGACGAGCGGCGGGGGATCACGGAGCTCAACGGCGAAGGCGAGGTCGCGAGCGGCATCGTGCTGCAGCGCTACGGCGCGAACGCGCTCGACGTCATCGGCAACGTCAAGGCCAAGATCGCGGCGCTGATGCCGAGCCTGCCGGCCGGCACCGAGATCGTGCCGGTCTACGACCGCTCGCACCTGATCGAGGCCGCGATCGAAACCCTGAAGTCGACGCTGATCGAGGAAAGCATCGTCGTCGCGCTGGTGACGATCGTGTTTCTGCTCCACGTCCGCAGCGCGCTGGTCGCGATCCTGATGCTGCCGGTCGGCATCCTGATGGCGTTCGGGGCCATGAAGGCGCTCGGGATCGGGGCCAACATCATGAGCCTCGGCGGCATCGCGATCGCGGTCGGGGCCATGATCGACGCCGCCATCGTCATGATCGAGAACGCGCACAAGCACCTGGAGCGGGCAGCCCCGGGCAAGCCGCGGGTCGAGGTCCTGATCGAGGCGGCGCAGGAGGTCGGGCCGGCGCTGTTCTTCAGCCTGCTCATCATCACCGTCTCGTTCCTGCCGATCTTCACGCTGGAGAGCCAGGAAGGCCGCCTGTTCGGGCCGCTCGCCTTCACCAAGACCTTCGCAATGGCGGCGGCCGCGCTGCTGTCGGTGACGCTGGTGCCGGCGCTGATGGTGATCTTCGTCCGCGGCCGCATCGTCCCCGAGCACAGGAACCCGGTGAACCGCGTTCTGATCTGGCTCTACCGGCCGATCATCCGCGGCGTGCTCAGGGCCAAGACGCTGACCATCCTGCTCGCGGTGGCGGCGCTTGGCGCGTCGTGGTGGCCCGCGATGCAGCTCGGCTCGGAGTTCATGCCCCCGCTCGACGAGGGCACGCTGATGTACATGCCGACAACGCTGCCCGGCATCTCGGTCTCGCGCTCAACGGAACTGCTGCAGACGCAAGGTCGGATCATCAAGTCGTTTCCGGAAGTGGCCTCCGTCTACGGCAAGGCCGGCCGCGCGGCGACCGCAACCGACCCCGCGCCGAGCGAGATGACCGAGACGATCATCAACCTGAAGCCCAGGTCCGAGTGGCGGCCGGGCGTGACGACCGAGAGCCTCAAGGCCGAGATGGACAAGGCGCTGCAGTTTCCCGGCGTGTCGAACGCCTGGACCATGCCGATCCGCGCCCGCATCGACATGCTGGCGACGGGCATCCGGACGCCCGTCGGGCTCAAGGTCTACGGATCCGACCTCGTGGAGATGGAGAAGCTCGCCCGCGAGGTCGAGCAGGCGGTCAAGACCGTCCCGGGCACATCGAGCGCCTACGCCGAGCGTGTCATCGGCGGCTACTACCTCGACATCACGCCGGACCGTTCCGCGCTCGCCCGCTACGGCCTGATGGTGAGCGACGTGCAGGACGTGATCGCGACCGCGCTCGGCGGCGAGACCGTCACCACGACAGTCGAGGGCCGGGAGCGCTACGCCGTCAACGTCCGCTACCCGCGCGACCTCAGAAGCGATCCCCAGTCGATCGGTCGCGAGGTCTTGGTCCCGATGGCGGGCGGCGGGACGGTGCCGTTGGCCGAGGTCGCCAGCATCAAGCGCACCCGCGGGCCGACCTCGATCCGCACCGAGAACGGCAAGCTCGCAATCTACATCTTCGTCGACATCGTCGGCCGCGACCTCGGCGGCTACGTCGCCGACGCCCGCAAGGCGGTCGCGGAGAAGGTCGCGCTGCCGACCGGATCGTCGGTCGAGTGGTCGGGCCAGTTCGAGTACCTCGAGCGCGCCGAGGCGCGGCTGAAGATCGTCGTACCGCTGACGTTGGGGCTGATCTTCCTGCTGCTCTACCTCAACTTCCGCCGCCTGACCGAGACGCTGATCGTCATGCTGTCGCTGCCTTTCGCGCTGGTCGGCGGGCTCTGGCTGATGTGGTGGCTCGGCTTCAACCTGTCGGTCGCCGTCGCGGTCGGGTTCATTGCGCTCGCCGGCGTCGCGGCGGAGACCGGCGTGATCATGCTGATCTATCTCGACCACGCGCTCGAAGAATTGAAGGCGAGACGGGCGGCCGAAGGCAAGCCGTTCACACGCGCCGACCTGACCCAGGCGATCATGGTGGGCGCGGTGGAACGCGTGAGGCCTAAGATGATGACCGTGCTCGCCATCATGGCGGGGCTGCTGCCTATCCTATGGAGTACGGGAGCTGGCTCCGAGGTCATGCAGCGCATCGCGGTCCCGATGATCGGCGGCATGGTCTCTTCCACCGTCCTGACGTTGCTCGTCATCCCCGCGGTCTACGCCCTCGTGAAGGGCTTCGGCCTCGAACGGTCAGAAATTTGCAGCTTGCCGATCAGCTCCCGGGCTTGA